Genomic DNA from Lactuca sativa cultivar Salinas chromosome 8, Lsat_Salinas_v11, whole genome shotgun sequence:
AACAAACCGTACATATATCTCAAATAAAGGATTTCTCAATTGCTGCTTAACTAGGAATTACCAACTATTGATTATTGTACTACAGATCTATCTTGCTTAGAAACACTAGAATAGAATTATCAGAAATATTACTACATTGTCCATTCGATATCTGGTTTTCATCATCAATATAACTTGTTTCTGCAAATTCCAACATGGTTGAAACAATTACGATGCAGCAATAAAATTCGATAAGAAAAATTGACAAATTACCGATTTTCTAGTCAAAGAAATGATTTAATCATTAACACCTATACATACTTCTTTATTACGTCTAAAAGGTAAAGTAAATTGTCCTAaggttaaaaaaacaaaatatttagtTTACTCCCTACAATTAGTTCAATAACTTTTTGGAAACCCTAAGACTTTTCTCATTGCATAAAACATATATGAAGCTTTTTTTATAAGTCTAGAGGGGGGTGGTGCCACACTTGGTGCACGATTTGACAACTTTTTGTTTGCCACATTAGTTTTGATACCCTACACGTTTAACTTACCATGTAGGAGGAGTGAGttagttggaaaaaaaaattgaaaagtggGAAAAACAATTGAGTTGGGCTTTCTCTCTCCCTCCAAGCATTTGCAGAGAAGCTCAACATGTTGAAGGGAGGCCCGGAGAGGGCAGTATATGGTGCACTTGGTGAGCACTTGCCCCACTCGCTCCCTTCATCctaaagaaatagtttaatagCAACATTGAAACTGAAAATTTCAGGATGAAAAACATGGATGATTAATTTTCTAAAGAAAGAGATATATGAATAACATAGAAGAAAAAAAATGTCGAAAATCGATTAGCTAAAAGCAAATGTGGTACTAGATGGCGTTAACAGTATAGATGGTCTGAACCACTGTAAGAGCAAAGAGCACGATTGCAGCAACTAAAGCAATCATACTCCATGGATTACTAAAATATGTACGCTTCAAAGCCGCAATGTTTTTGGGCCAGTAACTATTGTAGTGCCTATCCATTTCACGCCAGTCATCAAAGTAATAGAACCTTCGGAAGGGAAGTTCTTTGCAAAGACTGTTGATCATATCTGCAGCCTTTTCATTTGAACCTAAGTggttgacaacgacttttgactCTATCAACTTAGCAATGTCTTCTTCAGTATCGACTAGCATATCCATGGCAAGGGCATATGATGTCACGTACCCACATGTTCTATAAGTGGAAGAAGACTGCTCGTAAGCAATGAGGTTCCTTAAAATCGACTCTGTAAAGTTGTCAATACGCAATACTGGCATTCTGAGAGTAGGTTTATCCCGACTCCATGAAAAGCAGTTAAACGCAGATGGTTGAAAGTTCATGGCCATTGCCCATCTTGCATCTGTTTTAGGCTTAAACATCACCCCTGCCCTCTCTAGTTCTACAGTCGAGTGCATTGCTACACTTGGTAATGCTTGTAAAGGAGAATATTCTTTTGATGGCCTGCAACATTTTTCAAGAAAGCCAAGAATATGATCATTAGGTTCTATAGGGTAACTACTTTGAACTGGTATGTTTGTTTCAAAAATGTTGAAAAACTGTACAAGTTGGAGGATGAGGTGGGGAAGAGAGGCTTTTGGTTCAGATGTCAAAATGGTGGAGTTAAAGATGTCTTGAAGAATAAAAAAAGGGATCTGGTTTTCGAACAGCATGAGGTCATAAATTATAGATGAGGCACGCAAGAAGGCTACAGCTTCATCGCTGGAGTTTGTAAGCACACGAATGAATTGGAGTATGAAACAAGCATCGATAACCATCATTTTGGCAAGTTCATTATCATTG
This window encodes:
- the LOC111884072 gene encoding putative UPF0481 protein At3g02645 translates to MANGDVDIVVEDVQGLFESIRSSPSAFPLIQTFIDMVPSGRRDISPTSFDPRVVSIGPLHREDKTLQAFEHQKLMHASDLFPRGTSNQTLKECVQKVLATTDRIRACYDNIKIEKYNDNELAKMMVIDACFILQFIRVLTNSSDEAVAFLRASSIIYDLMLFENQIPFFILQDIFNSTILTSEPKASLPHLILQLVQFFNIFETNIPVQSSYPIEPNDHILGFLEKCCRPSKEYSPLQALPSVAMHSTVELERAGVMFKPKTDARWAMAMNFQPSAFNCFSWSRDKPTLRMPVLRIDNFTESILRNLIAYEQSSSTYRTCGYVTSYALAMDMLVDTEEDIAKLIESKVVVNHLGSNEKAADMINSLCKELPFRRFYYFDDWREMDRHYNSYWPKNIAALKRTYFSNPWSMIALVAAIVLFALTVVQTIYTVNAI